GTTCTTTGGTGACGCTTGATGGCAAGATTTGAAAGGTTGGCCTGAATGAAAAAGGTCTCATTTCCAAGTTTGCGATAATATCCAAGATAGTGTTTCTCCTTAGGGTAAACAAAGGATGTTTCACCATAAATCATGGCATCGTTATCTTTTCGGAGTGCAATTAGCTGACGGTAGAAGCTAAGGATTGAGTGGGGATCGATGGATTGATCTTCGACATTGTATCGAACGCAATCATCATCGGAAAGAATCCACGGTGTATTCTGGGAGAATCCGCCGGTTGCATTCCATTGGACGGGAGTCCGCGCATGATCGCGAGAACCAGCTAAAACAAGGTGGAATGCATCATGGTGACTCATGCCTTGATCAATGAGTTCGTGGTACTTATTGATCGATTCGACATCACGAAGATCATCAAGTGATCGAAACTGTTGGTTTACCATACCAATTTCCTGCCCTTGAAAGATGAATGGAGTCCCCTTAAGTGTCAATTGAATTCCTGCCAGTAGTTTACCCAGGACATCACGAAATAGCGGATTCGGATCGATTTTGGAAATCATGCGCGGGTTGTCGTGATTCTCATAAAAGAGTGACATCCAGTAGTGGTTGCCGTAATTATTTTGGTAATCCATAATGTAAGATTTGTAGTAGTTTAAGTCATAACGATATTCATTAAAGCGAACATGTCCGGGTGTTTCGAGATGGTCAAAGTTGAAAACCATATCCAATTCCTCGCGATAGTCACCCGTTAACAGTTTTGCCATTTCCATACCAATTCCGGGGGTTTCACCCACAGAGAAGGCATTAAAAGGTTTAAAGGCCTCTTGATTGAGTTGATGCAGGTATGTGTGTAATTTCGGTCCATAGAAATATTGCTCAATACCTGTAAATTCCATCATCTCACCAATCAATGTACTGCCATTTGGAAGCACCTCGCGTTTTGAAATGTAATTTATCACATCAAGGCGGAAGCCATCGACGCCCATTTCAAGCCACCATTTTACCATTGTGATGATATCTTGGCGCAAGTTGGAATTATCCCAATTGAGGTCCATTTGTTTTTTTGAAAATAGATGCATTCCCCATAAGTCTTGCTCTGGATAGTAATTCCATGCCGATCCACTGAAAAATGAAGTCCAATTGTTCGGTGGGGTTCCATCGGTGTTTGGACGCAGAAAATAGTAATCACGATAGGGTGAATGAGTATCTTCTAATGCCGACTGAAACCAAGGGTGTTCATCAGAGGTGTGGTTGACAACCAAATCCATGATGATGCGCATATCGCGTTTGTGTACTTCTTCGAGAAGTTTTTTGAAATCGTCAAGAGTACCAAAATCAGCCATGATATCGTGATAGTTGCGGATATCATATCCATTGTCGTCATTTGGAGAATCATAGATAGGAGATAACCAAAGAGCGTCAATGCCAAGAAACTTAAGGTAATCAAGTTTCGCAATAATACCATTAATATCGCCAATACCATCACCGTTACTATCCATAAACGAGCGTGGATAAATTTGATAAAAGACGGCTTCTTTCCACCACTTTCTTTCAACTGCAATCACATCATTTCGTGGCTCAAGATGCTCAGTATTAAGAAGTTCGAGTGCTTTTATAAAGAAATCGTCATCAACATTCTTACCGCCAATTTTTTTGAGCGTATTCAGTTTCATATTACCAACTACGGGGTTTTGAACTAGAGTTCTGGGTAATCCAAGTTGTAGCAGGACCTTATTGATGACATCTTTTCCAATCGGGCTTGCTAAAACATCTTTGACTTTACTGTCTAATGTAAATGTATTCATATGCCACCTGCCTTCATTAAATTATACCATAGAGGTAAAAAGAAAAAGCCATGAGTATGACTTTCCTTAGATAAACTTGAATGCACGATTCATTTGCCATCGTTTCTCTTCGATCAATTGTGTTTCATCGGTGATGGCTTTCAGAGCGTATGTTGCTGCATGAATTGCGTGATCCTTAACGTGGACCGTTGCAGCTGCATGGCCCACGCTACGAGCGACCTTTATGGAAGGTGCATCCGGGGCATCTCGGGCTATGGCGTGTGCTTTAAAAGCGAGCTGGCGCGCTTCAGGAACAGATAAGTTGCCATCGAGCCAAAGTAAGGCACTGTCAAGTATTTCTTTTAAGTCATCGAGCTGAGTGCCGTGATAGTAACAGAGTACATTTTCAGAACAAGAAACGGCCCACCGTAATGCTTCTTGATGGGATAAACTTTGAATTGTTTTTTCGATTTCTTTCATCTTATCACCTCTTAGGAGTATTATACAGAAACATTCTTTTAACGTGTGTTAAATATTCTTGAAATGTTCGGTCATATTCTCACACAATGATAGCGCACTCACTTATAATATCTGTGTACTTGGAGGTTAGTGAAATGACACTTAACGAAGTAATTAAGGATAAAAGCCGAATTTATACGGGTGACAATGTCCCCCATGATTATTTATACGATGAATATGTAGGAACCGCTCCATCTGTACATGCGGTTGTCTTACCCATCAATCATGATGAGGTCGTTGCCGCAGTAAAGTATGCCAACGATCATGATTTAAAAATCATCGCTCGTGG
The window above is part of the Erysipelothrix sp. HDW6C genome. Proteins encoded here:
- a CDS encoding alpha-glucosidase — its product is MNTFTLDSKVKDVLASPIGKDVINKVLLQLGLPRTLVQNPVVGNMKLNTLKKIGGKNVDDDFFIKALELLNTEHLEPRNDVIAVERKWWKEAVFYQIYPRSFMDSNGDGIGDINGIIAKLDYLKFLGIDALWLSPIYDSPNDDNGYDIRNYHDIMADFGTLDDFKKLLEEVHKRDMRIIMDLVVNHTSDEHPWFQSALEDTHSPYRDYYFLRPNTDGTPPNNWTSFFSGSAWNYYPEQDLWGMHLFSKKQMDLNWDNSNLRQDIITMVKWWLEMGVDGFRLDVINYISKREVLPNGSTLIGEMMEFTGIEQYFYGPKLHTYLHQLNQEAFKPFNAFSVGETPGIGMEMAKLLTGDYREELDMVFNFDHLETPGHVRFNEYRYDLNYYKSYIMDYQNNYGNHYWMSLFYENHDNPRMISKIDPNPLFRDVLGKLLAGIQLTLKGTPFIFQGQEIGMVNQQFRSLDDLRDVESINKYHELIDQGMSHHDAFHLVLAGSRDHARTPVQWNATGGFSQNTPWILSDDDCVRYNVEDQSIDPHSILSFYRQLIALRKDNDAMIYGETSFVYPKEKHYLGYYRKLGNETFFIQANLSNLAIKRHQRTGNYQPILSNYTHHLTLMQPYEINIFKIKEKSRRRAF
- a CDS encoding putative immunity protein, which translates into the protein MKEIEKTIQSLSHQEALRWAVSCSENVLCYYHGTQLDDLKEILDSALLWLDGNLSVPEARQLAFKAHAIARDAPDAPSIKVARSVGHAAATVHVKDHAIHAATYALKAITDETQLIEEKRWQMNRAFKFI